In the genome of Cynocephalus volans isolate mCynVol1 chromosome 10, mCynVol1.pri, whole genome shotgun sequence, the window tctctctgcaaccctgctttcagttcttctgggtatgtacccggaagtggaattgctggattatacagtaattgtagttttaattttttgaggagctgccagactgttttccacagcagctgcaccattttacatcctcaccagcagtgcacaaaggctccaatttctccacttcctcgccaacacctgttttctttctttgtttctttttccttcttttttctctaggATAGTAGGCATCCTAgtgggggtgaggtggtatctcactgtgcttttgatttgcatttccctaatgatagAGATGTTGAGCATCGTATCGTGTGCTTGCTGGCTGTTTATACGAAAAATGTCTATTCgagtcctttgcccgttttttagtcagttttttttttttttttttttttttaaagatgaccggtaaggggatcttaacccttggcttggtgttgtcagcaccacgctcagccagtgagcgaaccggccatccctatatgggatccgaacctgtggccttggtgttagcagcaccgcactctcccgagcgagccacaggccggccccaggtttttttttttttttttttttaattgttgagtctCAGGAGTCTTCtacatattcttgatattaatcctttataaggtatatgatttgcaaatattttctcccattatgtggTTTCCCTTTTTACTCTGATAATgtcatttatgtatgtatgtatgtatgtatgtatgtatgtatttaatttggcagctggctggtgtggggatctgaacccttagactttggtgttatcaacactgcgctctaaccgaCTGAACTAACCCACCAGCCCTGACAACGTCTTTCAGTGCACAAAAGtgtttaattctcacaaagtccaatttgtctatttttccttttgttgcctgtgccaaTGAAGTCACAGACAAGAAATCCTTGCCTAATCCAGTACTGTAAAGCTTGTGTTGGGCTgtctgttgttttgtttctttcttgttgATCTGTAGAGCaaggtgctaataacaccaaggtccagggttcaatccctgtaccagccagctgcccaaaaaaagggagagagagacagagagagctgaATTTAGTTCATTTGAAAATCTGCCCAATCAaggcccagcccgtggctcactcgggagagtgcggtgctgttaacactaaggccacgggttcggatcccatatagggatggccggttagcgcactgggtgagcgtggtgctgacaacaccaagtcaagggttaagagccccttaccggtcatcttttaaaagaaaaaagggggggaaaaaaaagaaaagaaaaagaaaatctgccaaTCATCTGAAGGTAGTCTCATGTCCCCTGTTCTATGACTCCAACTTTATTTCCTTGATTATTTCACACATAACTGATAATACCAATTTCTGAAGTCCTTGGGTTCGAAactaatattttggtttttttctgctCACTCTCCTTTAGGGTGGTTTGTTTCCTTGAGGTTTGGCGCTTTTTGTTGTGAGGTCATATTTATTTGCTCTTAATCTGTGGAAAATCTTGGAGGCTGAACTGAGGACTCTTTCCCCCAGGAATACTTTGGTTTTCTCCTGCAGGAGCCCTTCAtctcccccaaccccaaccccagaTTCCTGGTATAATCCAGGAAGCTCGAACTCAGCAGACTCACCCCATGTCGCCAGCCCAATGAGGAGTGTCTGCCTGGTGCATTCTTCTGTTTCTTGAAGAGAGCCCTGCAGACAGAACTGCAGCACAAAGTTgtcctggtgcctggcacagggcttgACCACCACTGATGCATTCCTACTACTTGAGGACCAAGAGGACGTCCGGGAGCGGTGCAGAATGGAATTAGAGACCCTGGGAATCCACTGTACTCTGTCCTCTCCTTATCTTCCCCAGGCCTGGCCAGCATGACCCAGAACTTGGAGCCACTTCTGAAGAAGCAGGGCTGGGACTGGGCGTGAGTCCTGGGGCTGGGGATTAGGGACAGGGGGCTGGTTGGGGGCCTCCCAGGGTGTCCCAGGCACGGTTCTGACTGGCTGTGGGGCCTCTCTGACCTGCTGTTCTCCCCAGGCTCCCTGTGGTCAAGCTGGCCACTCGCGTGGGGCTGGCAGTGGTGGGCTCCATATTGGGTACATTCCTCACTTTCCCTGGCCTGCGGATGGCCCAGACCCATCGCGACGCACTGACCATGTCAGAGGACCGGCCCATACTGCAGTTATGTGGACTGCCTGGTGGGTGGGGGGAGTTGGGAGCCAAGATAGGATTTTCACGTGTCACTCCTCCCTGTCCTCGCCACCACCCTTCCAGGTTCCTCCTGCACATCAGCTTCCTATCTCCCCTGTTCATCCTGTGGCTCTGGACGAAGCCCATTGCACGGGACTTCCTGCACCAGGCACCCTCTGGGGGCACACCCTTCTCCCTGTGCGtactgggtggggctgggggggagGGCAGCTGGGGCCCCCTCTGTGTACTCCAGtctctgaggctcagggaaggtcCGGGGAAGATCCTGGGGGACGGGGCGGCCTCATTAGCTCTCTCACCCGCGCCCCCCTTGGCGCAGGCTGTCGGACTCGGCCTTCGACTCAGTGCGCCTCTGGGTGCTGGTGGCGCTGTGTCTGCTGCGGCTGGCGGTGACCCGGCCCCACCTGCAGGCCTACCTGTGCCTGGCCAAGGCCCGTGTGGAGCAGCTGCAGCGGGAGGCCGGCCGCATCGAGGCCCGTGAGATCCAGCGGCGGGTACGGACGGATGCCTCGGGCGGGGAGGGAACCCGGGGCTGCGGGCGGCCGGGCCTTCCTGTCTCTCGGGCGTGAGTTCACCGCCAACCTGGAAGGCCCGCTGCAGCCACCACTGCCCACCAGGTGGTCCGAGTCTACTGCTACGTGACGGTGGTGAGTCTGCAGTACCTGACGCCGCTCATCCTCACCCTCAACTGCACGCTGCTGCTCAAGTCGTTGGGTGAGAGGCTGCATGGTGGGGACAGGGACCCGCCGGAAGATGCGGTGGAGGTGGAGCCCGGGCAAGAGGAGGAgcctgggcagggggaggggcctgggaaaGAGGTGGGGCCTGGGCAGGGGGTGTACCTGGGCAGGGCGGGGCAGGGGGTGTACCTGGGCAGGGCGAGGCAGGAGGTGGAGCCCgggccaggggctgggagtgTTTGCCAAGATGGGGCCTGAGAGGCCGACCCCTCCTGTGCCTCCACTCATATCTGCCTCCAACCTTCTCTACTTGAAGGCGGTTACTCTTGGGGCCTGGGCCCAGTCCCGGTACTGTCCCCGGCCTTGTCCTCAGCCAGCACTGTCCCCATCGGCCCCGGGGAGGACGAGGTCCAGCAGACGGCAGCCCAGATCGCCGGGGCCCTGGGCGGCCTGCTCACGCCTCTCTTCCTCCGCGGAGTCCTGTCCTCCCTTATCTGGTGGACAGCCGCCTGCCAgctgctctccagcctcttcGGCCTCTACTTCCACCAGCACTTGGCCGGCTCCTAGGTGGCTGCAGACTCTGCTGGGGCCCCGAAGGATGGTCCTGGGCCAGCAGGACACGGGCTGCCCCCTTCGTGTGTGCTCAGAGTCCCAGCAAGATGGGGCTGGTGCTCCTCACCGTCCCCTTCACCGCAGTGCCTGAGCCGTGGCCCCCCTTGGATCCCGCGTTTCTGCCTCAAAACTGTCTTCCCTGGGCCCTGCGGCAGGGGGTTCCCACAGCCAATGTCACTGAAGTGACGTGCGAGTACTGGGTTTGAGCGAGGGCTGCTCTTCTGGACAAATAAAAGAGCAGGCCGATTTTTACAAATGGGATCTGAGTGGTTTGGAAGGTGAGTGCTGCAGGGTAGTGGCTTCCTGCATATGTGGCACCGCCTGGGTGCAGGGGGTGGCCCTGGAGGCCTGGAGAGCACAGCGGGACTGAAGTGGTAAGCAAAGGCCTGGAagtagagagagaggagagaagggtgAGAAGAGATTCAAGAGTCCAGAGgaagagctggaggaggagaTCAGAAATGGAGGGGGAGTCATAGCTGAGAGGAGaggtgggtggagggagggaggaccaGAGAGGTGAGCACCATgaggaagagcaggaagaaaactagaaggaaaaagaatcacAGGAGAGAAATGGGAGGGAGGTGAGCCGGTGGTGCTGCGGCCGTCAGCCCCAGGTGCACAGGTGACTGCTTTCCTATAAAGGTCACCTGCAGGCAGATGGGCACATTGAGGCCACGGGGATTCAGGGGAATAGACATGGGGCTGTCAAGCACCCTGGAATGTCCTGTTGCTCTGACCGTGAGGTGAGACActggtgtgtgtgcacgtgtgtatcaTAACATACAGGTGGATTATGTAACCTTTCTGTATATGTAAAATGTTtgttaagaataaaaaagatgagTCACAGCCACTTCCGTCACCAGGATGGGAGCCCAAGGCCTCTGAGCGGCCCTCATGTTTCAAACTCTGCATTTCTGTTATGTGGATGAAAGTGAAAAGTATATCAAAAATAGGGTTCATGCCCTCTGCGTTACGATGAACTAGAAGCATGCATCTGATTTTGATCCTTCTCAAAATTTTACTCCAGTAAAAGCAGAACATTCTGGAAACTAGGAATCTGGGGAGGAGCCAGATGACCACCAATCTCATGGACATTGAAGTCTAAGCCCAGGAAACAGCCCAGTTTATCTGTATGGCCTTCTGGGCTCTCTGACAATGCCAGGACCTGCAGGGCTGGGctgagggtgggagtgggagtgggacACAGGCTGCCAGGTGGAAGCTGTTTGGAGAGTTCTCAGGTGCTGGGTCCCCCATAATGCCACTGGACACCACAGGAGGGAAGTGAGGCTGGGGGGCAGGTATGGTGCGAAGGGGATTAGGTGACTGCATAAACTGAAGGCTGAACGGAGAGCCAGCAGCTACACTCCCCCACTAGCTTCCAGAGTGTTCGAGGAATGAGACTCCTGGGGAATCCAACTGGCCCAAGAAGAAAGACCTAAAGACACCAGCACCCCATTAGCCACTGCTGTAGCTTTGAGTCCCTGCACCCCCCCACACGCTTGGTCGTCCATCCTGCTTGTCTCAGTCTCCATCCTTAGTCACAgcagatggggtggggtgggggaggtgggatcTCCAGGAATCTGAGGAAACATGcagtgtaaaaaacaaaaaagcatcagggaagccaACTCTACGGGAAGAAGAAACATTCCAGAATGTTCTCAGACAGAAGAGACTTTATCCATGAAACAAGAACAGACCACTACTAAAAATGAACATGTGAAgaaccattttttgttttctttttgagctcttggaaattaaaagcaGATGAAAGACAATGTTGTTGAAATCTTTCAGAAAGACgaaaaagaatacaaaggaaTCTAAAaaggactaaaaagaaaaaagaataaaaaggaacaaaaaggaataaaagatggtaaggggaaaaaaaagaagatatgggaaacaaaaaaagacaaaaagcaaatcAGAGGACTGGTCCAGAAGAGGAACCTTCCAGCTAATGAGAGTTCTGGGGGGAGGGATTCAAAGAAACAGAGGGAGACACTCCATGGAACAGTGCAAGGGAATTCCCCAGGTCCAGAAAGTTCCAGGTGGCTGATGCTGGGTGACAAGAGCCCCATCCTGAGATATGTCTCTGGGAAGTTCCAGAATGAAGAAGATTGTACCAACTCCCAGAGAGGACAGAACAGGCCACACCTAGTGGTGGAGAATTGCTTCCCAGCTCTGCAGAGCCTGCACTGTCCCCAGGCACCTCAGGACTCACTGGGAACTCCACATCACCTGAAATCTGGCAGGGCTCTGAGCCCACTGGCCACAGCCCCTCCTGCCACTGGTGCCTCAGACCACCTGGCTCTTCCTTGCTCAGCCAGGGCTGTGTGAGCTTTCCATGCTTGGTGATCAATACCATATTGTTTACGGACACATATGAAGGTAGGAACGTCATAGAGAAAAGCAAGGGAGTTATTGACACAAATGCTGGGCATAGGAGGTATGACATGGGGAGTGGCGTACCCAGGGGACCACTAAGGCAGGAAGAAACAGTGATGGTCACAGGCGCTCATTGTGGTTCATTAAATCACATATACATTTTACAGCCTCTTCTTTTTATGACAcattcaacaattaaaaaaaaaaaaaaaaaaagcagtgtaaGAGTGAGATCAGTCCAAAATCAGATGGAACcacactcagaaaaaaatagtaaagatggAAGAGGTGGGGGAGGTCCTTGCATTCAGggtagataaatattttaagttttgttaaCGTGAACTGTAACTACCTGTCTTAGGTGCTTATTTTCTGCTGTAACAATactggaggggctggccagttaaatcagttggttagagtgcagccttgtaacaccaaggtcgcaggttcagatccctgtgtgggccagccaccacaaaaaaagcAATActggagactgggtaattaacaaagaacagaaatttattaggctcatggttctggaggctggcaagtccaagagcatggtgcctGCACCTGGCAAGGGCCTGCTTGCCGCATCATGACATGAAGTAAGAGGGAAGTGTGAGAGCCAGCCAGAGAGGCTTAATCCACACGTGAGGGTGGGGTCCTGCCACTAGGAGCCccctcccacactgttgctctGGGCATTAAGCTTCCAACACGTGCTTTTTTGGGGAAACTTCTTACTTGAGGGGGTTATTCTACTCCAAAGAGACATATGTCCACATCTAAAGACATTTTTGTTGGTCACCACCATGGGGAGAGGGTTGTTCCTGGTAACTGgtggccagg includes:
- the TMEM161A gene encoding transmembrane protein 161A isoform X2 — translated: MVTRLYFSAEEGGERSVCLTFAFLFLLLAMLVQVVQEDTLELGLEPGLASMTQNLEPLLKKQGWDWALPVVKLATRVGLAVVGSILGTFLTFPGLRMAQTHRDALTMSEDRPILQFLLHISFLSPLFILWLWTKPIARDFLHQAPSGGTPFSLLSDSAFDSVRLWVLVALCLLRLAVTRPHLQAYLCLAKARVEQLQREAGRIEAREIQRRVVRVYCYVTVVSLQYLTPLILTLNCTLLLKSLGGYSWGLGPVPVLSPALSSASTVPIGPGEDEVQQTAAQIAGALGGLLTPLFLRGVLSSLIWWTAACQLLSSLFGLYFHQHLAGS
- the TMEM161A gene encoding transmembrane protein 161A isoform X1 translates to MAVLGVQLVVTLLTATLMHRLAPHCSFARWLLCNGSLFRYKHPSEEALRALAGKPRPRGRKERWANGFSEEKLLSVPRDTPFQLETCPLTAVDALVLRFFLEYQWFVDFAVYSGGVYLFTEGYYYVLGPAKETNIAVCWCLLTVAFSIKVFLMVTRLYFSAEEGGERSVCLTFAFLFLLLAMLVQVVQEDTLELGLEPGLASMTQNLEPLLKKQGWDWALPVVKLATRVGLAVVGSILGTFLTFPGLRMAQTHRDALTMSEDRPILQFLLHISFLSPLFILWLWTKPIARDFLHQAPSGGTPFSLLSDSAFDSVRLWVLVALCLLRLAVTRPHLQAYLCLAKARVEQLQREAGRIEAREIQRRVVRVYCYVTVVSLQYLTPLILTLNCTLLLKSLGGYSWGLGPVPVLSPALSSASTVPIGPGEDEVQQTAAQIAGALGGLLTPLFLRGVLSSLIWWTAACQLLSSLFGLYFHQHLAGS